The following are encoded together in the Drosophila takahashii strain IR98-3 E-12201 chromosome X, DtakHiC1v2, whole genome shotgun sequence genome:
- the Nup153 gene encoding nuclear pore complex protein Nup153 isoform X4, translating into MEDGQEQRESSQAELSKLHPMTPLKEMPEEEEEEEEGEEEEEEGEEEEDESSAGAKQSNSSSSNNNSIMGKMKMRVSSILPASLSGWFSPSSKGGPESSPANLHQPRQANGRSTTKRKRGRRRIMLAEADADAADDLDDGSDAKGLNYEEVALADNIAEHDLAAEDEQTRRSEYNVFLLRKRREAVDAAAAAAGEDEADAEEDELEEEDDEEEDDDEEQENLLQAAAAQPKRRRLELETTVNLRRLPLLSSTPAAGPLAGATSSSSQLAGARSRSQLAPHRRNHLNLYGGQRQREPAYNFFTGNEAAEGITGDLPHSIRRSLNIPFGGSTAISSLPNHKRPSLLGQRTHRRDLVAMDETGLGSSISNSDGERLDHLLRISKTNNNISNNNNNNNNNVIKSKSRGGGAGGDSQSESDVNDYHDNGEGLRPSSHHNSNSNLEFYGNLQSTKSIFNRSNAATAQPSSHRNSTWSLNSLNQRRRFNASIYGSTSALSDSRLLSRSASTSGSASASASSSPFYQGRTTFGGNSANNRVFSRSNLSSSAASSTLAINSAGSSPALSLTAGGIGYGMKAVDMRPTAAAGGNLSETSVSQSGGKKSGSGLSNTTLRILNLLDSYSTPLIDAKRMGSTLKEHQSSRQQRQAAPVASPYPRPSAAAAAALRATPNLSTELAELRSNKLLVPTMQQLLERRRLHRVTQNSRDVVHNSRVENQPNPNANPNPNPEKAKQYVAPPPVDQPASHSQQHTNKMRSRLSHQTRNKEPRTELEEAPLPPDLPQISFPDMASAPKFDLVIKPTTVPVSKPSAVLPIVSNKQLPNFLANPQPAAPIVNSSANGNVIPAAASKPMGRTFSFSEPTPLSSSQVNCVDKLDIKRKYYFPSPASLNEVQPQPPTMNGAMGFGEQFKKSAKEWECDMCMVRNKAEVSKCVACETAKPVAKSGAPPPPPAQAAPFVPLSAGFGDRFKKSSSAWECDACMLSNKAEASKCIACETPRKTATATAAPKVNNFPLMINNSGGVSGFGMAFKPKADTWECQVCLVMNKSSAAECVACQSPKPNSQAKGARSPTTSSSSSSSSSGSSSGSSSGSSSGSSSSSSSSASGASSPGRSASAAATETPKQDAGFKQLVAAQKAASWDCDACMAQNDMSRVKCICCEQLKPGAASPASTSSVISISSSDSSASSVPKFSFGFATVKEVVKQPAAEQTPAAPAAAPSQFSFGFGGSSVGKDVADSKKATTEATKTFAFGVGKVDQPKTVSFKADTKDTETKTPAAAAPALQFVFKAPTTATTATTATSITTTTTSSSSSSTTAPALAAFSFGAPSSSSTVSSSTASTAVKPMFSFSGAGSAVSSSSSSSSSFGVSSNAITTTTTASSTTAFALAPAVTPSQAAPAPAANFSFGTSASASQPKTSSAGTFFFGQTPAAAATPATPASVSSIFGSTVASTSSSSLSVTTTSTAASTPQLFGNWGEKKTTTTETTTSGSSSSATKAFTFGSGTTTSTPSFGWSSNGAAAAAKITSAAVSSSSASTMATPVFGSSPMFGATSSSSTISTTSSSPFGSTATATTAAAATPAASLGGNGALAGVFGHVGNSLVASSGAPGAATPATSASAASTAAPLANIFGHPTPIAAAAPVFGSGSSNTSGGFGAAAAAAATSAATAGPGSKLAFNFGGGAAAAPAQPSSAPFKFGSTTNEPAVKPAFNFTGSAASSTPQAATFNFSANPAATSLSGGDSTPNANAPFQFSAGSPAPANIFAFNPPAAGNSAQNSQMARRKIRTPVRRLPPR; encoded by the exons ATGGAGGATGGTCAGGAGCAAAGGGAATCCTCGCAAGCGGAGCTGTCCAAGCTGCATCCGATGACGCCGCTGAAGGAGATGCCCgaagaagaggaggaggaggaggagggtgaggaggaggaggaggagggtgaggaggaggaggacgaatCCTCGGCGGGAGCCAAGCAGTCcaatagcagcagcagcaacaacaac TCCATCATGGGCAAGATGAAGATGCGCGTCTCCAGCATTCTGCCCGCCTCCCTGAGCGGCTGGTTCTCGCCCTCATCGAAGGGTGGCCCCGAATCCTCCCCAGCCAATCTCCACCAGCCTCGCCAGGCCAACGGACGCTCCACCACGAAGCGGAAACGCGGACGCCGTCGCATCATGCTGGCCGAAGCGGATGCCGATGCAGCCGACGACCTGGACGACGGTTCCGATGCCAAGGGGCTCAACTACGAGGAGGTGGCCCTGGCCGACAACATAGCCGAGCACGACCTGGCCGCCGAGGATGAGCAGACGCGGCGCAGCGAGTACAATGTGTTCCTGCTGCGCAAGCGACGCGAGGCGGTGgatgccgccgctgctgccgctggcGAGGATGAGGCCGATGCCGAGGAGGATgaactggaggaggaggatgacgaGGAGgaagacgacgacgaggagcagGAGAATCTCTTGCAGGCAGCCGCAGCGCAGCCCAAAAGGCGGCGTCTGGAG CTGGAGACCACCGTCAACTTGCGTCGTCTGCCTTTATTGTCATCCACGCCTGCTGCCGGCCCTCTTGCAGGTGccaccagctcctcctcgCAGTTGGCGGGCGCCAGGAGCAGAAGCCAGTTGGCTCCTCACCGGCGCAACCACCTCAACTTGTACGGCGGCCAAAGGCAGCGCGAACCAGCCTACAACTTTTTCACGGGCAACGAAGCCGCCGAGGGCATCACCGGGGATCTGCCGCACAG CATCCGTCGCTCGTTGAACATACCTTTCGGAGGCAGCACCGCCATCTCCAGCCTTCCCAACCACAAGCGACCCTCGCTTCTGGGCCAGCGAACACATCGTAGGGATCTGGTGGCCATGGATGAAACGGGTCTGGGCTCCTCAATATCCAATTCCGACGGCGAGCGGCTCGATCATTTGCTGAGGATCAGCAAGACCAACAACAACAtaagcaacaataacaataataataacaacaatgtcatcaagtcaaagtcaagaggaggaggagctggtggAGATTCGCAGTCCGAGAGCGATGTAAACGATTACCACGACAATGGTGAGGGACTGCGACCGTCGTCGCatcacaacagcaacagcaatctGGAGTTCTACGGCAATCTGCAGAGCACCAAGTCGATATTCAACAGGAGCAACGCCGCCACCGCGCAGCCATCATCGCATCGCAATTCCACGTGGTCCCTGAACTCGCTGAACCAGCGGCGTCGCTTCAATGCCTCCATTTACGGCAGCACGTCGGCCCTGAGCGACAGTCGCCTGCTGAGTCGCAGTGCCTCAACCTCTGGCTCGGCATCGGCTTCGGCCTCCAGTTCGCCGTTCTACCAGGGACGCACCACCTTTGGCGGCAATTCGGCCAACAATCGGGTGTTTAGTCGCAGCAATCTAAGCTCCTCGGCCGCCTCCTCCACGCTGGCCATTAATTCGGCTGGCAGTTCACCGGCGCTTTCGTTGACCGCCGGTGGCATTGGTTACGGGATGAAGGCAGTGGATATGCGACCAACTGCCGCCGCAGGTGGTAATCTCTCTGAAACATCTGTAAGCCAGAGTGGCGGCAAAAAGTCCGGCTCCGGCCTGTCGAACACCACGCTGCGCATCCTCAACCTGCTGGACAGCTACTCCACGCCATTGATCGATGCCAAGCGCATGGGCAGCACCCTCAAGGAGCACCAAAGCAGTCGCCAGCAGCGTCAGGCAGCTCCGGTCGCATCGCCGTATCCACGTccctcggcggcggcggcggcggcgttaCGCGCTACGCCCAATCTGTCCACCGAATTGGCCGAGCTGCGCTCTAATAAACTGCTGGTGCCCACCATGCAGCAGCTTTTGGAACGCCGGCGCCTGCATCGCGTTACCCAGAACTCCCGCGATGTGGTGCACAATTCGCGCGTGGAGAACCAGCCAAATCCAAACGCAAACCCGAATCCAAATCCAGAGAAGGCCAAACAATATGTTGCTCCTCCTCCGGTGGATCAGCCGGCCAGCCATAGTCAGCAGCACACAAACAAGATGCGCTCGCGACTCTCGCATCAGACGCGCAACAAGGAGCCGCGCACGGAGCTGGAGGAGGCACCCCTGCCGCCGGATCTGCCGCAGATCAGCTTCCCGGACATGGCCAGTGCGCCAAAGTTCGACTTGGTCATCAAACCGACGACGGTGCCAGTCTCCAAGCCATCTGCCGTGCTCCCAATCGTTAGTAATAAGCAGCTGCCCAACTTCCTGGCCAATCCACAGCCTGCGGCTCCCATTGTTAACTCTTCCGCCAATGGAAACGTCATCCCAGCAGCCGCTAGTAAACCAATGGGACGCACATTCAGCTTCTCGGAGCCCACACCTTTGTCGAGTTCGCAGGTGAACTGTGTGGACAAGCTGGATATCAAGCGTAAATACTACTTCCCTTCACCGGCTTCACTAAATGAGGTGCAACCACAGCCGCCCACTATGAATGGAGCAATGGGATTCGGTGAGCAGTTTAAAAAGTCCGCCAAGGAATGGGAGTGCGACATGTGCATGGTGCGCAACAAGGCGGAGGTTAGCAAGTGTGTGGCCTGTGAGACGGCCAAACCGGTAGCGAAATCTGGAgctccccctcctcctccagcaCAGGCAGCACCATTTGTGCCACTTTCTGCCGGCTTTGGGGATCGTTTCAAGAAATCCTCTTCCGCCTGGGAGTGCGACGCCTGCATGCTGTCCAACAAGGCGGAGGCCAGCAAGTGCATTGCCTGCGAGACGCCCCGAAagactgcgactgcgactgcggctCCGAAGGTGAACAACTTTCCGCTGATGATAAACAATTCGGGTGGAGTTTCCGGTTTTGGTATGGCCTTCAAGCCAAAGGCGGATACGTGGGAGTGCCAGGTGTGCCTGGTGATGAACAAGTCCAGTGCCGCCGAGTGCGTGGCCTGCCAGTCGCCCAAGCCAAATTCGCAAGCCAAAGGCGCCCGTAGCCCAACTAcatcgtcctcctcctcgtcatcCTCCTCGGGATCATCTTCTGGCTCATCCTCGGGCTCATCCTCGGGTTCATCCTCTTCGTCGAGCAGCTCAGCCTCGGGTGCATCCTCCCCAGGAAGATCAGCATCAGCAGCTGCAACGGAGACGCCCAAGCAGGATGCTGGATTCAAGCAGCTGGTGGCAGCCCAAAAGGCAGCCAGTTGGGACTGCGATGCTTGCATGGCCCAGAACGATATGTCGCGCGTCAAGTGCATCTGCTGTGAGCAACTGAAGCCGGGAGCAGCCAGCCCCGCCTCCACGTCCTCCGTGATCTCGATTTCCTCCTCCGACAGTAGCGCCAGTTCGGTGCCCAAATTTAGCTTTGGCTTTGCGACGGTCAAGGAGGTGGTCAAGCAGCCAGCTGCGGAACAGACTCCGGCTGCTCCAGCAGCTGCTCCTTCCCAGTTTAGCTTCGGCTTTGGGGGCAGCAGTGTGGGCAAGGATGTGGCCGACAGTAAGAAGGCGACGACGGAAGCCACAAAGACTTTTGCGTTCGGCGTTGGCAAAGTGGATCAGCCCAAGACGGTGAGCTTCAAGGCGGATACAAAGGATACAGAGACTAAAActccagctgcagctgcaccaGCCCTTCAGTTTGTATTCAAAGCACCAACTACGGCAACCACTGCAACCACGGCCACCTCAATCACTACCacaaccaccagcagcagtagcagtagcACCACTGCTCCTGCTTTGGCAGCCTTTAGCTTTGGCGCTCCATCTTCATCCTCGACTGTGTCCAGTTCCACGGCCAGCACGGCTGTCAAGCCCATGTTTAGCTTCTCGGGAGCCGGCAGTGcagtcagcagcagcagcagcagcagcagcagctttgGTGTCTCCTCGAATGCCATTACAACAACGACGACAGCCTCCTCGACGACAGCCTTTGCCTTAGCACCGGCAGTAACTCCATCTCAAGCTGCACCTGCTCCAGCTGCCAACTTTAGCTTTGGAACAAGTGCAAGTGCAAGTCAGCCGAAGACGTCGTCCGCTGGAACCTTCTTCTTTGGCCAGACACCAGCGGCAGCCGCGACGCCAGCAACGCCAGCCAGCGTGAGCTCAATCTTTGGATCAACAGTGGCGAGCACTAGCAGTTCCAGCTTAAGTGTAACCACCACCAGCACGGCCGCCTCAACCCCGCAGCTCTTTGGCAACTGGGGTGAGAAGAAGACAACCACGACGGAGACGACgaccagcggcagcagcagcagcgcaacGAAGGCATTCACCTTTGGATCCGGAACGACGACGAGCACGCCCAGCTTCGGCTGGTCAAGCAATGGAGCCGCGGCGGCGGCTAAGATCACCAGTGCGGCGGTGTCATCCTCGTCGGCCTCCACAATGGCCACGCCGGTCTTTGGCAGCAGTCCCATGTTTGGAGCTACTAGCAGCAGCAGTACCATCAGCACCACCAGTAGCTCACCTTTTGGATCGACAGCGACGGCGAcaacggcggcggcggccacaCCGGCAGCTAGTTTGGGTGGCAACGGAGCCCTCGCCGGGGTCTTTGGCCATGTGGGCAACTCACTGGTTGCCTCATCTGGAGCACCTGGAGCCGCCACGCCGGCTACCTCTGCCTCGGCCGCCTCGACCGCTGCTCCGCTGGCCAATATCTTTGGCCATCCGACGCCCATTGCGGCGGCAGCGCCTGTTtttggcagcggcagcagcaatacGAGCGGAGGATtcggagcagctgcagctgcagctgccacATCGGCCGCAACAGCGGGCCCGGGATCGAAGCTAGCATTTAACTTTGGCGGAGGAGCCGCAGCCGCGCCAGCT CAGCCCTCGAGTGCACCATTCAAGTTTGGAAGCACCACCAATGAGCCGGCGGTCAAGCCTGCGTTCAACTTTACGGGCTCCGCGGCGAGCTCGACTCCTCAGGCGGCCACCTTCAACTTCTCGGCCAATCCGGCGGCCACCAGTCTGTCCGGCGGCGAT TCAACGCCGAATGCCAATGCACCGTTCCAATTTAGCGCCGGTTCCCCAGCGCCAGCCAATATATTTGC CTTCAATCCGCCAGCCGCTGGCAATTCGGCGCAGAATTCTCAGATGGCTCGTCGCAAGATCCGGACTCCCGTGCGCCGCCTGCCGCCCCGGTAG
- the Nup153 gene encoding nuclear pore complex protein Nup153 isoform X3, with translation MEDGQEQRESSQAELSKLHPMTPLKEMPEEEEEEEEGEEEEEEGEEEEDESSAGAKQSNSSSSNNNSIMGKMKMRVSSILPASLSGWFSPSSKGGPESSPANLHQPRQANGRSTTKRKRGRRRIMLAEADADAADDLDDGSDAKGLNYEEVALADNIAEHDLAAEDEQTRRSEYNVFLLRKRREAVDAAAAAAGEDEADAEEDELEEEDDEEEDDDEEQENLLQAAAAQPKRRRLELETTVNLRRLPLLSSTPAAGPLAGATSSSSQLAGARSRSQLAPHRRNHLNLYGGQRQREPAYNFFTGNEAAEGITGDLPHSIRRSLNIPFGGSTAISSLPNHKRPSLLGQRTHRRDLVAMDETGLGSSISNSDGERLDHLLRISKTNNNISNNNNNNNNNVIKSKSRGGGAGGDSQSESDVNDYHDNGEGLRPSSHHNSNSNLEFYGNLQSTKSIFNRSNAATAQPSSHRNSTWSLNSLNQRRRFNASIYGSTSALSDSRLLSRSASTSGSASASASSSPFYQGRTTFGGNSANNRVFSRSNLSSSAASSTLAINSAGSSPALSLTAGGIGYGMKAVDMRPTAAAGGNLSETSVSQSGGKKSGSGLSNTTLRILNLLDSYSTPLIDAKRMGSTLKEHQSSRQQRQAAPVASPYPRPSAAAAAALRATPNLSTELAELRSNKLLVPTMQQLLERRRLHRVTQNSRDVVHNSRVENQPNPNANPNPNPEKAKQYVAPPPVDQPASHSQQHTNKMRSRLSHQTRNKEPRTELEEAPLPPDLPQISFPDMASAPKFDLVIKPTTVPVSKPSAVLPIVSNKQLPNFLANPQPAAPIVNSSANGNVIPAAASKPMGRTFSFSEPTPLSSSQVNCVDKLDIKRKYYFPSPASLNEVQPQPPTMNGAMGFGEQFKKSAKEWECDMCMVRNKAEVSKCVACETAKPVAKSGAPPPPPAQAAPFVPLSAGFGDRFKKSSSAWECDACMLSNKAEASKCIACETPRKTATATAAPKVNNFPLMINNSGGVSGFGMAFKPKADTWECQVCLVMNKSSAAECVACQSPKPNSQAKGARSPTTSSSSSSSSSGSSSGSSSGSSSGSSSSSSSSASGASSPGRSASAAATETPKQDAGFKQLVAAQKAASWDCDACMAQNDMSRVKCICCEQLKPGAASPASTSSVISISSSDSSASSVPKFSFGFATVKEVVKQPAAEQTPAAPAAAPSQFSFGFGGSSVGKDVADSKKATTEATKTFAFGVGKVDQPKTVSFKADTKDTETKTPAAAAPALQFVFKAPTTATTATTATSITTTTTSSSSSSTTAPALAAFSFGAPSSSSTVSSSTASTAVKPMFSFSGAGSAVSSSSSSSSSFGVSSNAITTTTTASSTTAFALAPAVTPSQAAPAPAANFSFGTSASASQPKTSSAGTFFFGQTPAAAATPATPASVSSIFGSTVASTSSSSLSVTTTSTAASTPQLFGNWGEKKTTTTETTTSGSSSSATKAFTFGSGTTTSTPSFGWSSNGAAAAAKITSAAVSSSSASTMATPVFGSSPMFGATSSSSTISTTSSSPFGSTATATTAAAATPAASLGGNGALAGVFGHVGNSLVASSGAPGAATPATSASAASTAAPLANIFGHPTPIAAAAPVFGSGSSNTSGGFGAAAAAAATSAATAGPGSKLAFNFGGGAAAAPAQPSSAPFKFGSTTNEPAVKPAFNFTGSAASSTPQAATFNFSANPAATSLSGGDSQSQPRIFQFGNPLAVVDSQASGAGGANNNSTSGGMPIFNFTAAAAPQMQSTPNANAPFQFSAGSPAPANIFAFNPPAAGNSAQNSQMARRKIRTPVRRLPPR, from the exons ATGGAGGATGGTCAGGAGCAAAGGGAATCCTCGCAAGCGGAGCTGTCCAAGCTGCATCCGATGACGCCGCTGAAGGAGATGCCCgaagaagaggaggaggaggaggagggtgaggaggaggaggaggagggtgaggaggaggaggacgaatCCTCGGCGGGAGCCAAGCAGTCcaatagcagcagcagcaacaacaac TCCATCATGGGCAAGATGAAGATGCGCGTCTCCAGCATTCTGCCCGCCTCCCTGAGCGGCTGGTTCTCGCCCTCATCGAAGGGTGGCCCCGAATCCTCCCCAGCCAATCTCCACCAGCCTCGCCAGGCCAACGGACGCTCCACCACGAAGCGGAAACGCGGACGCCGTCGCATCATGCTGGCCGAAGCGGATGCCGATGCAGCCGACGACCTGGACGACGGTTCCGATGCCAAGGGGCTCAACTACGAGGAGGTGGCCCTGGCCGACAACATAGCCGAGCACGACCTGGCCGCCGAGGATGAGCAGACGCGGCGCAGCGAGTACAATGTGTTCCTGCTGCGCAAGCGACGCGAGGCGGTGgatgccgccgctgctgccgctggcGAGGATGAGGCCGATGCCGAGGAGGATgaactggaggaggaggatgacgaGGAGgaagacgacgacgaggagcagGAGAATCTCTTGCAGGCAGCCGCAGCGCAGCCCAAAAGGCGGCGTCTGGAG CTGGAGACCACCGTCAACTTGCGTCGTCTGCCTTTATTGTCATCCACGCCTGCTGCCGGCCCTCTTGCAGGTGccaccagctcctcctcgCAGTTGGCGGGCGCCAGGAGCAGAAGCCAGTTGGCTCCTCACCGGCGCAACCACCTCAACTTGTACGGCGGCCAAAGGCAGCGCGAACCAGCCTACAACTTTTTCACGGGCAACGAAGCCGCCGAGGGCATCACCGGGGATCTGCCGCACAG CATCCGTCGCTCGTTGAACATACCTTTCGGAGGCAGCACCGCCATCTCCAGCCTTCCCAACCACAAGCGACCCTCGCTTCTGGGCCAGCGAACACATCGTAGGGATCTGGTGGCCATGGATGAAACGGGTCTGGGCTCCTCAATATCCAATTCCGACGGCGAGCGGCTCGATCATTTGCTGAGGATCAGCAAGACCAACAACAACAtaagcaacaataacaataataataacaacaatgtcatcaagtcaaagtcaagaggaggaggagctggtggAGATTCGCAGTCCGAGAGCGATGTAAACGATTACCACGACAATGGTGAGGGACTGCGACCGTCGTCGCatcacaacagcaacagcaatctGGAGTTCTACGGCAATCTGCAGAGCACCAAGTCGATATTCAACAGGAGCAACGCCGCCACCGCGCAGCCATCATCGCATCGCAATTCCACGTGGTCCCTGAACTCGCTGAACCAGCGGCGTCGCTTCAATGCCTCCATTTACGGCAGCACGTCGGCCCTGAGCGACAGTCGCCTGCTGAGTCGCAGTGCCTCAACCTCTGGCTCGGCATCGGCTTCGGCCTCCAGTTCGCCGTTCTACCAGGGACGCACCACCTTTGGCGGCAATTCGGCCAACAATCGGGTGTTTAGTCGCAGCAATCTAAGCTCCTCGGCCGCCTCCTCCACGCTGGCCATTAATTCGGCTGGCAGTTCACCGGCGCTTTCGTTGACCGCCGGTGGCATTGGTTACGGGATGAAGGCAGTGGATATGCGACCAACTGCCGCCGCAGGTGGTAATCTCTCTGAAACATCTGTAAGCCAGAGTGGCGGCAAAAAGTCCGGCTCCGGCCTGTCGAACACCACGCTGCGCATCCTCAACCTGCTGGACAGCTACTCCACGCCATTGATCGATGCCAAGCGCATGGGCAGCACCCTCAAGGAGCACCAAAGCAGTCGCCAGCAGCGTCAGGCAGCTCCGGTCGCATCGCCGTATCCACGTccctcggcggcggcggcggcggcgttaCGCGCTACGCCCAATCTGTCCACCGAATTGGCCGAGCTGCGCTCTAATAAACTGCTGGTGCCCACCATGCAGCAGCTTTTGGAACGCCGGCGCCTGCATCGCGTTACCCAGAACTCCCGCGATGTGGTGCACAATTCGCGCGTGGAGAACCAGCCAAATCCAAACGCAAACCCGAATCCAAATCCAGAGAAGGCCAAACAATATGTTGCTCCTCCTCCGGTGGATCAGCCGGCCAGCCATAGTCAGCAGCACACAAACAAGATGCGCTCGCGACTCTCGCATCAGACGCGCAACAAGGAGCCGCGCACGGAGCTGGAGGAGGCACCCCTGCCGCCGGATCTGCCGCAGATCAGCTTCCCGGACATGGCCAGTGCGCCAAAGTTCGACTTGGTCATCAAACCGACGACGGTGCCAGTCTCCAAGCCATCTGCCGTGCTCCCAATCGTTAGTAATAAGCAGCTGCCCAACTTCCTGGCCAATCCACAGCCTGCGGCTCCCATTGTTAACTCTTCCGCCAATGGAAACGTCATCCCAGCAGCCGCTAGTAAACCAATGGGACGCACATTCAGCTTCTCGGAGCCCACACCTTTGTCGAGTTCGCAGGTGAACTGTGTGGACAAGCTGGATATCAAGCGTAAATACTACTTCCCTTCACCGGCTTCACTAAATGAGGTGCAACCACAGCCGCCCACTATGAATGGAGCAATGGGATTCGGTGAGCAGTTTAAAAAGTCCGCCAAGGAATGGGAGTGCGACATGTGCATGGTGCGCAACAAGGCGGAGGTTAGCAAGTGTGTGGCCTGTGAGACGGCCAAACCGGTAGCGAAATCTGGAgctccccctcctcctccagcaCAGGCAGCACCATTTGTGCCACTTTCTGCCGGCTTTGGGGATCGTTTCAAGAAATCCTCTTCCGCCTGGGAGTGCGACGCCTGCATGCTGTCCAACAAGGCGGAGGCCAGCAAGTGCATTGCCTGCGAGACGCCCCGAAagactgcgactgcgactgcggctCCGAAGGTGAACAACTTTCCGCTGATGATAAACAATTCGGGTGGAGTTTCCGGTTTTGGTATGGCCTTCAAGCCAAAGGCGGATACGTGGGAGTGCCAGGTGTGCCTGGTGATGAACAAGTCCAGTGCCGCCGAGTGCGTGGCCTGCCAGTCGCCCAAGCCAAATTCGCAAGCCAAAGGCGCCCGTAGCCCAACTAcatcgtcctcctcctcgtcatcCTCCTCGGGATCATCTTCTGGCTCATCCTCGGGCTCATCCTCGGGTTCATCCTCTTCGTCGAGCAGCTCAGCCTCGGGTGCATCCTCCCCAGGAAGATCAGCATCAGCAGCTGCAACGGAGACGCCCAAGCAGGATGCTGGATTCAAGCAGCTGGTGGCAGCCCAAAAGGCAGCCAGTTGGGACTGCGATGCTTGCATGGCCCAGAACGATATGTCGCGCGTCAAGTGCATCTGCTGTGAGCAACTGAAGCCGGGAGCAGCCAGCCCCGCCTCCACGTCCTCCGTGATCTCGATTTCCTCCTCCGACAGTAGCGCCAGTTCGGTGCCCAAATTTAGCTTTGGCTTTGCGACGGTCAAGGAGGTGGTCAAGCAGCCAGCTGCGGAACAGACTCCGGCTGCTCCAGCAGCTGCTCCTTCCCAGTTTAGCTTCGGCTTTGGGGGCAGCAGTGTGGGCAAGGATGTGGCCGACAGTAAGAAGGCGACGACGGAAGCCACAAAGACTTTTGCGTTCGGCGTTGGCAAAGTGGATCAGCCCAAGACGGTGAGCTTCAAGGCGGATACAAAGGATACAGAGACTAAAActccagctgcagctgcaccaGCCCTTCAGTTTGTATTCAAAGCACCAACTACGGCAACCACTGCAACCACGGCCACCTCAATCACTACCacaaccaccagcagcagtagcagtagcACCACTGCTCCTGCTTTGGCAGCCTTTAGCTTTGGCGCTCCATCTTCATCCTCGACTGTGTCCAGTTCCACGGCCAGCACGGCTGTCAAGCCCATGTTTAGCTTCTCGGGAGCCGGCAGTGcagtcagcagcagcagcagcagcagcagcagctttgGTGTCTCCTCGAATGCCATTACAACAACGACGACAGCCTCCTCGACGACAGCCTTTGCCTTAGCACCGGCAGTAACTCCATCTCAAGCTGCACCTGCTCCAGCTGCCAACTTTAGCTTTGGAACAAGTGCAAGTGCAAGTCAGCCGAAGACGTCGTCCGCTGGAACCTTCTTCTTTGGCCAGACACCAGCGGCAGCCGCGACGCCAGCAACGCCAGCCAGCGTGAGCTCAATCTTTGGATCAACAGTGGCGAGCACTAGCAGTTCCAGCTTAAGTGTAACCACCACCAGCACGGCCGCCTCAACCCCGCAGCTCTTTGGCAACTGGGGTGAGAAGAAGACAACCACGACGGAGACGACgaccagcggcagcagcagcagcgcaacGAAGGCATTCACCTTTGGATCCGGAACGACGACGAGCACGCCCAGCTTCGGCTGGTCAAGCAATGGAGCCGCGGCGGCGGCTAAGATCACCAGTGCGGCGGTGTCATCCTCGTCGGCCTCCACAATGGCCACGCCGGTCTTTGGCAGCAGTCCCATGTTTGGAGCTACTAGCAGCAGCAGTACCATCAGCACCACCAGTAGCTCACCTTTTGGATCGACAGCGACGGCGAcaacggcggcggcggccacaCCGGCAGCTAGTTTGGGTGGCAACGGAGCCCTCGCCGGGGTCTTTGGCCATGTGGGCAACTCACTGGTTGCCTCATCTGGAGCACCTGGAGCCGCCACGCCGGCTACCTCTGCCTCGGCCGCCTCGACCGCTGCTCCGCTGGCCAATATCTTTGGCCATCCGACGCCCATTGCGGCGGCAGCGCCTGTTtttggcagcggcagcagcaatacGAGCGGAGGATtcggagcagctgcagctgcagctgccacATCGGCCGCAACAGCGGGCCCGGGATCGAAGCTAGCATTTAACTTTGGCGGAGGAGCCGCAGCCGCGCCAGCT CAGCCCTCGAGTGCACCATTCAAGTTTGGAAGCACCACCAATGAGCCGGCGGTCAAGCCTGCGTTCAACTTTACGGGCTCCGCGGCGAGCTCGACTCCTCAGGCGGCCACCTTCAACTTCTCGGCCAATCCGGCGGCCACCAGTCTGTCCGGCGGCGAT tcgcagtcgcagccGCGCATCTTCCAATTTGGAAATCCATTAGCGGTGGTTGATAGCCAGGCTAGTGGAGCGGGAGGTGCCAACAACAACTCCACCTCCGGCGGTATGCCCATATTCAATTTTACCGCCGCCGCGGCGCCGCAGATGCAG TCAACGCCGAATGCCAATGCACCGTTCCAATTTAGCGCCGGTTCCCCAGCGCCAGCCAATATATTTGC CTTCAATCCGCCAGCCGCTGGCAATTCGGCGCAGAATTCTCAGATGGCTCGTCGCAAGATCCGGACTCCCGTGCGCCGCCTGCCGCCCCGGTAG